A single window of Chloracidobacterium thermophilum B DNA harbors:
- a CDS encoding cytochrome c3 family protein: MAFRFRRHDLLFVVVVTLVVAGLAYLSSRGKRPRPVAAACDVSRQKPELPVRERRGQCLSCHDPHQGAAVNHRLTPTHPQKWLDEKFACTGCHTISKPTVARIP, translated from the coding sequence ATGGCTTTTCGTTTCCGACGACATGACCTGCTCTTCGTCGTGGTTGTCACGCTGGTTGTGGCCGGACTGGCCTACCTTTCCAGTCGGGGGAAACGGCCGCGCCCGGTCGCTGCCGCCTGCGACGTATCACGCCAGAAACCGGAACTGCCGGTACGCGAACGGCGCGGGCAGTGCCTGAGTTGTCACGATCCCCACCAGGGCGCAGCCGTCAACCACCGTCTTACGCCCACCCATCCACAAAAATGGCTCGATGAAAAATTTGCTTGCACGGGCTGCCACACCATCAGTAAACCCACAGTAGCCAGGATACCGTAG
- a CDS encoding aldehyde dehydrogenase family protein, protein MSTPAKKTATNARKKATAPPTYANYIQGAWVPSKNGEVFANHNPADTRDIVGYFPHSTAEDIDAAVAAAAEAYPRWRLVPPPKRAEYIFRVGEILIRDKEAISRDMTREMGKVLKETRGDTQEAIDMAYFVAGEGRRLYGQTTTSELANKFAMTVRDAIGVCGLITPWNFPIAIPSWKILPAILCGNTVVIKPAEDTPLSVYRFVKAFEEAGLPPGVVNLVTGYGETAGAPLVTHPTIRLVSFTGSTQVGRLIATQAADKGKKCSLEMGGKNALIVMDDANLELAVEGAVWGAFGTTGQRCTAASRLIVHKKVIKKFTQMLVERTQALRVGPGLDPANEVGPVINQDQLERVLHYIDIGQTQDKAKLLCGGKRLTEGDLAHGYFIAPTVFGDVAPQAVIAQEEIFGPVTAIIPCQDFEEALAIANGVGYGLSASIYTSDINRAFHAMRDLETGICYVNAPTIGAEVHLPFGGVKGTGNGHREGGLQALEIFSEWKTLYVDFSGRLQKAQITD, encoded by the coding sequence ATGTCCACACCGGCCAAGAAAACCGCCACCAATGCCAGAAAAAAAGCCACCGCTCCCCCCACCTATGCCAACTACATCCAGGGCGCCTGGGTGCCTTCCAAAAACGGCGAAGTCTTTGCCAACCACAACCCGGCCGACACCCGCGACATCGTCGGCTACTTCCCCCACTCAACGGCGGAGGACATTGACGCCGCCGTCGCCGCTGCCGCTGAAGCCTATCCCCGCTGGCGGCTTGTTCCTCCGCCCAAACGTGCTGAGTACATTTTCCGGGTGGGCGAAATTCTCATCCGGGACAAGGAAGCCATCTCCCGCGACATGACCCGCGAAATGGGCAAGGTGCTCAAGGAAACCCGTGGCGACACCCAGGAAGCCATAGACATGGCCTATTTCGTCGCCGGTGAAGGACGGCGGCTCTATGGGCAGACGACGACCTCCGAACTGGCCAACAAGTTTGCCATGACGGTTCGGGATGCCATTGGCGTCTGCGGACTCATCACCCCGTGGAATTTCCCCATCGCCATCCCCTCGTGGAAAATTCTGCCGGCAATCCTGTGTGGCAACACCGTGGTCATCAAACCCGCCGAGGATACGCCGCTTTCGGTGTACCGCTTCGTCAAAGCCTTTGAAGAAGCCGGGCTGCCGCCGGGCGTTGTCAACCTCGTGACCGGCTACGGGGAAACCGCCGGCGCACCGCTCGTCACCCACCCGACCATCCGTCTCGTGTCCTTTACCGGCTCAACCCAGGTGGGGCGGCTCATCGCCACCCAGGCCGCCGACAAGGGCAAGAAGTGCAGCCTTGAAATGGGCGGGAAAAACGCCCTCATCGTCATGGACGACGCCAACCTCGAACTCGCCGTCGAAGGCGCGGTCTGGGGTGCTTTCGGAACGACAGGCCAGCGCTGCACGGCGGCCTCACGCCTTATCGTTCACAAGAAAGTCATCAAAAAGTTCACCCAGATGCTCGTCGAGCGTACTCAGGCGCTGCGCGTCGGGCCGGGTCTCGACCCCGCCAATGAAGTCGGCCCTGTGATCAACCAGGACCAGCTCGAACGGGTGCTCCACTACATTGACATCGGGCAAACCCAGGACAAAGCCAAACTGCTCTGCGGCGGAAAGCGCCTCACCGAAGGCGACCTGGCCCACGGCTACTTCATCGCCCCGACCGTCTTCGGCGACGTGGCCCCGCAGGCCGTCATCGCTCAGGAAGAAATCTTCGGCCCCGTGACAGCCATTATCCCCTGCCAGGACTTTGAAGAGGCCCTTGCCATTGCCAACGGCGTCGGTTATGGCCTCTCAGCCTCGATCTACACCAGCGACATCAACCGTGCCTTCCATGCCATGCGCGATCTCGAAACCGGCATCTGCTACGTCAACGCTCCAACCATCGGCGCGGAAGTGCACCTGCCGTTCGGCGGCGTCAAGGGCACCGGCAACGGCCACCGGGAAGGCGGCTTGCAGGCATTAGAGATTTTCTCGGAGTGGAAAACGCTCTACGTTGACTTCAGTGGACGGCTTCAGAAAGCCCAAATCACCGACTGA
- a CDS encoding dienelactone hydrolase family protein, whose product MAGQRTALTAHNLSVPGYLSLPTAPGPGVIVLQEWWGLVPHIESVADRLAEAGYTAFAPDLYQGQSTTSPDEAGKLMMALNIAQTAEQLRAVVQALREHPSTQGHPKVGIIGFCMGGQLALYAACENPDIGACVDFYGIHPNVKPNFANLSAPVLGIFAEKDAFVTPEAVAALRQELDRYGKTYDFETYPGTDHAFFNDTRPEVYHPDAAYDAWDRVLRFFKAHLP is encoded by the coding sequence ATGGCTGGACAACGTACTGCACTCACCGCACACAACCTCAGCGTACCGGGCTATCTGAGCCTCCCGACGGCGCCTGGCCCGGGCGTCATCGTTCTGCAGGAATGGTGGGGTCTCGTCCCACACATCGAATCCGTTGCCGACCGGTTGGCCGAAGCTGGCTATACGGCGTTTGCTCCCGACCTCTACCAGGGGCAATCCACAACCTCCCCCGACGAAGCCGGCAAGCTCATGATGGCGCTCAACATTGCCCAGACCGCCGAACAGTTGCGCGCCGTCGTCCAGGCGCTGCGCGAACACCCTTCCACCCAGGGCCACCCCAAAGTCGGCATCATCGGTTTCTGCATGGGCGGCCAGTTGGCCCTCTATGCGGCCTGCGAAAACCCGGACATCGGTGCCTGTGTGGACTTCTATGGCATCCACCCCAACGTCAAACCCAACTTCGCCAATCTGTCCGCACCGGTGCTGGGCATCTTTGCCGAGAAAGACGCCTTCGTCACCCCAGAAGCTGTGGCGGCCCTGCGGCAGGAACTCGACCGATACGGAAAGACCTACGACTTCGAGACCTATCCCGGCACTGACCATGCGTTCTTCAACGATACACGCCCCGAAGTCTATCACCCCGATGCCGCCTATGACGCCTGGGACCGCGTCCTGCGCTTCTTCAAAGCCCACCTGCCATAG
- a CDS encoding single-stranded DNA-binding protein produces the protein MSFNKIIIYGHLGRDPEIRYTPQGIPVCTFSVATSERKKGQGDSEPTETTTWFRVTAWRNLAETASKYLKKGSPVYIEGRLSAREWTDNEGTKRTSLEVTATELHLMGSRSSGEESGEVESEAAVKMDKDTPQKPAEDDAVPF, from the coding sequence ATGTCATTCAACAAAATCATCATTTACGGCCACCTCGGACGTGACCCCGAAATCCGCTACACCCCACAGGGCATTCCTGTCTGCACCTTTTCCGTTGCCACCAGCGAGCGTAAAAAAGGGCAGGGGGACAGTGAACCGACGGAAACCACAACCTGGTTCCGCGTCACAGCCTGGCGCAATCTGGCGGAAACGGCCAGCAAGTATCTCAAAAAAGGCAGTCCGGTCTATATCGAAGGCCGACTCAGCGCTCGTGAGTGGACGGACAACGAGGGGACCAAGCGGACCTCGCTTGAAGTTACGGCCACGGAACTGCACCTGATGGGCAGCCGGAGCAGTGGTGAAGAATCCGGTGAGGTCGAATCGGAAGCGGCTGTCAAAATGGACAAAGATACTCCGCAAAAGCCTGCTGAGGACGATGCGGTGCCCTTCTGA